A single genomic interval of Candidatus Poribacteria bacterium harbors:
- a CDS encoding RraA family protein — protein sequence MQLIHKESILAMTHLWEGDRFPDGRPRVPDDIIQRMKAISIEQAWGVLNGNDYKFQFAGDWMNLHPDRILVGRAVTCAFVPVRPDFNETISAQGEKEGRVGGQNSWVIDTLVRDDVIVVDLFGKVKDGTFAGDNLGNSIYAKTGTGMVIEGGIRDLDGIYELPDFATFVRGVDPTGIANVTLTGINIPIRIAEATVLPGDVVLGRRGGVIFIPPHFAQQVVEQGEEVALRDRFGHQRLREGVYTPGEIDRKWSEEIEADFAKWCENQK from the coding sequence ATGCAACTTATCCACAAAGAGAGCATCCTCGCGATGACCCACTTATGGGAAGGCGACCGATTCCCTGATGGACGGCCCCGCGTCCCGGACGATATTATTCAGCGGATGAAGGCTATCAGTATCGAGCAGGCGTGGGGTGTCTTGAATGGCAACGACTATAAGTTTCAATTCGCTGGCGATTGGATGAATCTCCATCCGGATCGGATCCTCGTCGGTAGAGCGGTGACGTGTGCGTTTGTGCCTGTCCGTCCTGACTTCAACGAGACTATCTCTGCGCAAGGCGAAAAAGAGGGACGCGTCGGCGGTCAAAATTCATGGGTAATCGATACGCTCGTCCGCGATGATGTTATCGTTGTTGATCTGTTTGGTAAAGTGAAGGACGGCACCTTCGCGGGTGACAATCTCGGTAACTCCATCTATGCGAAAACAGGCACAGGTATGGTCATTGAGGGTGGCATCCGAGATCTGGATGGCATCTACGAATTGCCTGATTTTGCTACGTTCGTGCGCGGTGTGGATCCGACAGGTATTGCGAACGTCACACTCACTGGTATCAACATCCCTATTCGTATCGCCGAAGCGACGGTTTTACCGGGAGATGTGGTCTTAGGGAGGCGCGGTGGGGTTATCTTTATTCCCCCGCACTTCGCACAACAGGTCGTTGAGCAAGGCGAAGAGGTGGCTCTACGCGATCGGTTCGGACATCAACGGTTGCGCGAAGGCGTGTACACGCCGGGGGAAATAGACCGAAAATGGTCGGAGGAGATCGAGGCAGACTTTGCGAAATGGTGTGAAAATCAGAAGTAA
- a CDS encoding sugar phosphate isomerase/epimerase, which translates to MFKNLSTGAIGIRANMTEGLALAKNSGFEGLDLNIDEANQLAQEHSVQHVKDLWSEAGIAMGGWGFGVNWRGPETDYDAGLAQLPERAALAAELGCYRTTTVVGPASNDMTFQENWDFSVKRLRPIAEILKEHGHSIGLEFIGPATSRKGSKYLFAYSMDAMLGLAAAVGTGNVGLLFDTWHWYTCRSTTDDVRKLSVSDVVYVHINDAPAGIDPYDQIDNIRCLPAETGVIPLTELMHILTEIGYEGPVTPEPFSQKVASMEPADAAKATAESLDQVWENAGL; encoded by the coding sequence ATGTTTAAAAATCTGAGTACCGGTGCAATTGGCATTCGGGCAAATATGACAGAAGGATTAGCGTTAGCAAAAAATTCGGGTTTTGAGGGTCTCGACCTGAACATTGACGAAGCCAATCAACTCGCACAGGAACACTCCGTTCAACACGTCAAAGACCTCTGGTCAGAGGCAGGTATCGCTATGGGCGGATGGGGGTTCGGTGTCAACTGGCGGGGTCCTGAGACTGACTACGATGCCGGTTTAGCGCAGCTGCCCGAACGCGCAGCACTCGCCGCAGAACTCGGTTGCTATCGGACAACCACTGTTGTCGGACCCGCTTCAAATGACATGACCTTTCAGGAAAATTGGGATTTCTCTGTGAAACGGCTGCGTCCTATTGCCGAGATTCTTAAAGAACACGGACATTCAATCGGGCTTGAGTTCATTGGACCCGCAACGAGTCGTAAAGGTTCCAAGTACCTCTTCGCCTATTCGATGGATGCGATGTTAGGGCTTGCCGCGGCGGTCGGGACAGGAAACGTTGGACTGCTATTCGATACATGGCACTGGTACACCTGCCGCTCCACGACTGACGATGTTCGCAAACTCTCTGTATCGGATGTCGTTTACGTCCACATCAACGACGCACCTGCTGGCATTGATCCGTATGATCAGATCGACAATATCAGGTGTCTGCCCGCCGAAACTGGGGTCATCCCGCTCACCGAACTGATGCACATCCTGACGGAGATCGGCTATGAAGGCCCCGTGACACCGGAACCGTTCAGTCAAAAGGTGGCGAGCATGGAGCCCGCAGATGCGGCGAAAGCGACTGCGGAATCATTGGATCAGGTGTGGGAAAACGCAGGTCTGTAG
- a CDS encoding phytanoyl-CoA dioxygenase family protein — MTPDLTTLRDDFSRDGFAIAPNLFTRSEVQRLKLECINILEAVKVETGAVAGHGVYVGLAARSPVFQSAVGEARILDILESIYAPDIEFLSDKVVFKSETTTFASPWHQDWSYWYGAHKLSIWVALDDATVENGCLKLFPGSHKSAIVHDGDASDGNGFGNRLRPGAVDENRAVTAEIEAGGAVFFHDLTLHASHPNTSGEERWVWIPTYRDANAEDTDYPWAVAAKVLRGEKLREGMEG; from the coding sequence ATGACCCCTGATCTGACGACGCTTCGCGACGATTTCTCAAGGGACGGTTTTGCTATCGCACCGAATTTGTTTACGCGAAGTGAAGTCCAACGTCTCAAATTAGAGTGTATCAACATTCTGGAAGCCGTTAAGGTAGAAACAGGTGCAGTCGCTGGACACGGTGTTTACGTCGGTTTAGCTGCGCGAAGTCCCGTCTTCCAATCAGCAGTCGGTGAGGCGCGGATCCTCGATATTTTGGAAAGCATTTATGCACCGGATATCGAGTTTCTCAGCGACAAAGTGGTTTTCAAGAGCGAGACGACGACCTTCGCCAGTCCTTGGCACCAAGACTGGTCCTATTGGTATGGCGCGCACAAGCTCTCGATCTGGGTCGCGCTTGACGATGCGACCGTTGAGAACGGGTGTCTCAAACTCTTTCCGGGTTCCCATAAATCCGCCATTGTCCACGATGGTGATGCCAGTGATGGCAATGGGTTTGGGAATCGACTCCGTCCGGGTGCCGTTGATGAAAACCGCGCCGTTACTGCAGAGATTGAAGCAGGCGGTGCCGTCTTTTTTCACGACCTGACACTTCACGCCAGCCATCCTAACACATCCGGCGAAGAACGCTGGGTTTGGATTCCGACGTATCGCGACGCGAATGCGGAGGACACCGATTATCCGTGGGCTGTTGCTGCGAAAGTTTTAAGGGGCGAAAAATTAAGGGAAGGGATGGAAGGATAG
- a CDS encoding Gfo/Idh/MocA family oxidoreductase: MGSAKNPVRIAVVGMGIGKPNGMALASNPRGTVVALCDLLEDRMKAFAKDLPDEVKFYTDYKAMCKDSEIDAVFVGTPNQWHVPIALEAVRNGKHVMVTKPLADSEEAAQKLVTEAEAAGVVNMMSLSTRFGDTCQHLGTLARDNYFGELYYARARSVRRNGIPAWNLGFIKKGGGAFRDMGVHVLDSAWWILGLPKPVAVLGAAGAKFGPRGRGYWNRSQPPKETYEQYESDDYAGGFITFENGLGLQVESFWASHQPDEFQIELFGTEAGATMSPLRLYRTDESGTSEDINVNLPPGKHSNSWDAIADHFIECILDDVECQAPLRHGLIVQQMMEGLLKSAETGREVHIKEA; this comes from the coding sequence ATGGGATCAGCAAAAAATCCTGTCCGAATCGCTGTCGTTGGTATGGGTATAGGCAAACCCAATGGGATGGCACTCGCCAGCAATCCACGAGGCACTGTTGTCGCGCTCTGCGATTTGCTTGAAGACCGAATGAAAGCCTTCGCCAAGGATCTACCGGACGAGGTCAAATTCTATACAGACTACAAAGCGATGTGCAAAGATAGTGAGATCGACGCAGTGTTTGTTGGCACACCGAATCAGTGGCATGTACCGATAGCATTGGAGGCGGTGCGGAACGGCAAACATGTCATGGTAACGAAACCACTCGCCGATTCCGAGGAAGCGGCTCAGAAACTTGTCACGGAAGCGGAAGCCGCGGGTGTTGTCAATATGATGTCGCTCTCGACGCGCTTCGGAGATACTTGCCAACACCTCGGCACCCTCGCACGCGATAATTATTTTGGTGAACTTTACTATGCCCGTGCGCGAAGTGTGCGTCGCAACGGTATTCCCGCATGGAATCTCGGCTTTATCAAGAAAGGAGGCGGTGCGTTTCGTGATATGGGTGTCCACGTTCTCGATTCCGCGTGGTGGATTCTCGGATTACCGAAACCGGTCGCAGTACTCGGTGCTGCCGGTGCGAAATTTGGTCCGCGCGGACGCGGATACTGGAATCGCAGTCAACCGCCAAAGGAAACCTACGAGCAGTACGAATCAGACGACTACGCGGGTGGTTTCATCACCTTTGAAAATGGGCTCGGTTTACAGGTGGAAAGTTTCTGGGCATCCCACCAACCCGATGAATTCCAGATAGAACTCTTTGGCACGGAAGCCGGCGCGACGATGAGTCCTTTACGGCTCTACCGCACGGACGAATCGGGCACGTCTGAGGATATAAACGTCAATCTGCCACCGGGTAAACACAGCAACTCATGGGATGCGATCGCCGACCACTTCATTGAATGCATTTTAGACGACGTAGAATGCCAAGCACCGCTCCGTCACGGGTTGATTGTTCAACAAATGATGGAAGGATTGCTCAAAAGTGCCGAGACGGGACGTGAGGTTCATATTAAAGAGGCATAA
- a CDS encoding c-type cytochrome: MHRNFLIFCAALLVVGAIITLSINTVESQSDRVQRGKYLVDTVGACGHCHTPRAGAEYNMDMYLAGHPANAPYPRYNFSMMQQGIFILTSTQMTAFSGPFGTSFASNLTPDNETGLGEWTEEMFIQAMRTGLHQGIEGNRKIFPPMPTKHYAQMNDEDLKAIWSYLRTIKPVKNEVSSPLNSRGRPY; encoded by the coding sequence ATGCATCGAAATTTCTTAATCTTTTGTGCGGCGTTGCTCGTTGTAGGTGCCATTATTACACTGAGCATCAACACTGTTGAAAGCCAGAGCGATAGGGTACAGCGCGGGAAATACCTTGTGGACACAGTGGGTGCGTGTGGACACTGTCATACACCACGGGCTGGTGCCGAATATAATATGGATATGTATCTCGCCGGACATCCAGCGAACGCGCCTTACCCACGCTACAATTTCAGCATGATGCAACAGGGCATCTTCATCCTGACATCAACACAAATGACAGCATTCTCCGGTCCGTTTGGAACGAGTTTTGCTTCAAACCTAACCCCGGATAATGAAACTGGATTGGGCGAATGGACAGAGGAAATGTTCATCCAAGCAATGCGGACTGGACTTCATCAAGGCATAGAAGGCAATCGGAAGATCTTTCCACCGATGCCGACGAAACACTACGCCCAAATGAACGATGAAGACTTAAAAGCAATCTGGTCGTATCTCAGGACAATTAAGCCTGTTAAAAACGAAGTGAGTTCGCCATTGAATTCACGGGGACGACCATATTGA